In a genomic window of Gouania willdenowi chromosome 11, fGouWil2.1, whole genome shotgun sequence:
- the LOC114472411 gene encoding solute carrier family 22 member 13 yields MNFDQILSAIGGFGKYQKILYVWICLPQVLLAFHMMVSVFTGATPPHQCRERSTWNRTRSSMMAESMALNFSLVNTSCFSVDELLLLQGNRTQRVPCSHGWIYSQETFESTTVTEWDLVCNKAGLNSLGSSIYMLGLLVGSLIFGSMADRYGRRFVLLLSIALQTIFGVTVAFAPNFTVYVILRFIVGTTISGIIINAFVLGTEWTCTKRRMLAGITTDYAFGLGYMLLAGIAYLIRDWRKLQLAISAPGFLLFFYIWVLPQSARWLLANDRREEAIALLRKAALVNGRVLPPTVQVEKCEFATGGTQRHSAIDLVRTAQMRKRSFILFYIWFVNVLVYYGLSLGVSRLGTNVYFTQFVFGLIEIPARSVVLIFLPFSRRFSLCGFLAVGGLACLLMLAIPADHPKVLTGLAMAGKFGITASFATIYVYTAEIFPTVLRQTGIGVTSMFARVGGVLAPVINMLQNHSPATPLVIFGTCPLIGAALAMALPETAGRSLPDTVEDVENWDIRPPCSKENQHKCEDKSQSSNTEEKQELQSLATQT; encoded by the exons atGAATTTCGACCAAATCCTCTCCGCCATTGGAGGGTTTGGCAAATACCAAAAAATTCTGTACGTGTGGATATGTTTACCTCAGGTTCTCCTCGCCTTCCACATGATGGTGAGTGTTTTCACTGGAGCCACACCGCCCCATCAGTGCAGGGAGCGTTCCACGTGGAACAGGACCAGGAGCTCCATGATGGCAGAGAGCATGGCGTTGAACTTCAGCCTGGTCAACACATCTTGCTTCTCTGTggatgagctgctgctgctgcagggcAACAGGACCCAGCGGGTCCCCTGTAGCCACGGATGGATCTACAGCCAGGAGACCTTTGAAAGCACCACAGTCACTGAG TGGGACCTCGTGTGCAACAAAGCTGGACTGAACAGCCTGGGATCATCCATCTACATGTTGGGTCTGTTGGTGGGGTCGCTGATATTTGGATCAATGGCTGACAG GTATGGTCGGCGTTTCGTCCTGCTGTTGTCCATCGCACTCCAGACCATCTTCGGAGTCACTGTAGCTTTCGCTCCAAACTTTACAGTCTATGTGATTCTTCGTTTTATTGTCGGCACAACTATATCTGGAATTATCATCAACGCCTTTGTACTTG GCACCGAGTGGACATGCACTAAAAGACGCATGTTGGCTGGCATCACCACAGACTACGCCTTCGGACTGGGTTATATGCTGCTTGCAGGAATAGCGTATTTGATACGCGACTGGAGAAAGCTACAACTAGCTATATCAGCCCCTGGCTTCCTGCTCTTCTTCTATATATG GGTCCTCCCCCAGTCTGCGAGGTGGCTGCTGGCTAACGACAGGCGAGAAGAAGCTATAGCACTCCTCCGCAAAGCAGCACTCGTTAATGGCCGTGTCTTGCCGCCTACTGTTCAG GTTGAAAAGTGTGAGTTTGCAACTGGAGGGACGCAAAGACACTCAGCAATCGATCTTGTCCGGACAGCCCAGATGAGGAAGAGATCTTTCATCTTGTTCTACATCTG GTTTGTGAATGTCCTGGTGTATTATGGCCTCTCGCTAGGCGTTTCAAGACTTGGGACGAACGTCTACTTCACCCAGTTTGTGTTTGGATTAATTGAGATCCCGGCTCGTTCTGTAGTCCTCATCTTCTTACCCTTCAGCCGTCGGTTCTCCCTTTGTGGCTTCCTGGCTGTTGGTGGGCTCGCTTGTTTACTAATGTTGGCCATTCCTGCTG atcATCCAAAAGTCTTGACTGGTCTAGCCATGGCAGGGAAGTTTGGTATAACTGCATCTTTTGCTACTATTTATGTATACACCGCTGAGATATTTCCCACTGTTTTAAG GCAAACAGGAATAGGGGTAACCAGCATGTTTGCAAGAGTGGGGGGTGTCTTAGCCCCGGTTATTAACATGCTGCAAAACCATAGCCCGGCCACACCGCTCGTCATCTTTGGCACCTGTCCTCTGATTGGTGCTGCCCTCGCCATGGCTCTGCCAGAAACTGCTGGTCGATCTCTTCCAGACACTGTGGAAGATGTTGAAAACTGGGACATTAG GCCACCGTGTTCTAAAGAGAATCAGCACAAATGTGAAGATAAGAGCCAGTCTTCAAATACAGAAGAGAAACAAGAGCTTCAATCTCTAGCCACTCAGACTTAA